CGACAAGCAGGGGAACCTCACCCGCCTGGGCCTGCTGATCAACGATGTGTCGTATCTCGCCCACCTCTATGGCGGGGGGTTCGACGTGCTTCCAGACGGCACCCCAAAGCTGGACACGCCGCAGAATCTGCGCGCCTTGCAGAACATCGTCGATTTCCGCAAGAAGGTCGGGTTCGACAACGTGCTGCGCTTCCAGGCGGGGCTGAACGACATCGAGGGCGCCGCGTCGTGGGCGTTCATGCACGGCGATCTCACCATCACCTACGACGGACAGTGGCGCGTCGAAGAGCTGCGCAAGTTCAAGCCCGACATGGAGTATCGGGTGATCCCCATCCCGCCCCCGGCCCAGGGGGGCACGCCGCTGGGAGGGCTCGTGGGGGGCAACTACATGATCGTGCCGATCTCGGCCAAGCAGAAGGAGGGTGCGTGGGAGTTCCTCAAGTTCTGGACGGGCCTTGAGAACCCGGACCGGGCCGCGACGTTCTACAACCTCGGCGGATGGTTGCCCTACTCGCCGGCGGTCGCCAACTCCCCCACGTTTCAGAGGTGGCTCAAGGCCAACCCACAGTTCCAAGCGTTCCTCGACATCTTGGCCAGTCCCAACTGCAAGGCGGCACCCTCGATCCCGAACCTCAGCTTCCTCAACGACCTGATCGTTCGCGCCGAGGATCAGGCGGTGCGCGGAGCCGTCACGCCGAAACAGGCGCTGGAAACGTTGCAGAAGCGGTTCATCGAGGAGAGAGACAAACGGAGGTCGTTGGGCTATGACCAATAACCGTCTCTCCGCCGCCTCGAAGATCGGGATCTATACCGCCCTGGTGCTGCTCAGCATCCCCGCCCTGATGCCGATGCTGTGGATGGTCTCCACCTCGCTCAAGGGCAACGAACAGATCTTTGCGGGCGGCGATTTCAA
This is a stretch of genomic DNA from Fimbriimonadaceae bacterium. It encodes these proteins:
- a CDS encoding ABC transporter substrate-binding protein, coding for MKRILVWASLLALVVFIVATGSSTPRKYPDRKLVRFWHRWQGDWEKQVQKIVDAFNESQDQYEVVPVSVPGGGSSEAKFILGVIGGDPPDLMSMGSGGLPNLASNGFLTDLGTLMSPEDKKRFFEESYPSIRETGMYEGKCYGVTIGADLMALYVNVQQIRDAGYDPDNLPKTLEGLEELGLKLNRYDKQGNLTRLGLLINDVSYLAHLYGGGFDVLPDGTPKLDTPQNLRALQNIVDFRKKVGFDNVLRFQAGLNDIEGAASWAFMHGDLTITYDGQWRVEELRKFKPDMEYRVIPIPPPAQGGTPLGGLVGGNYMIVPISAKQKEGAWEFLKFWTGLENPDRAATFYNLGGWLPYSPAVANSPTFQRWLKANPQFQAFLDILASPNCKAAPSIPNLSFLNDLIVRAEDQAVRGAVTPKQALETLQKRFIEERDKRRSLGYDQ